The following coding sequences are from one Pigmentibacter sp. JX0631 window:
- a CDS encoding cupin domain-containing protein, which translates to MYQFILPNGVTLYKWPHKVDPTEQTMKTELEKLGFKAYDLQTCDPWFERSRHGHDYEEIRAAVSGCITFHFDGLPITIEAGDILVIPPSIPHHVIIHNSKPFTAFKGSRSGERKVTEFGDAKGSVEDILAKKGNN; encoded by the coding sequence ATGTATCAATTTATTTTACCGAATGGAGTTACTCTTTATAAGTGGCCTCATAAAGTAGATCCGACTGAACAAACGATGAAAACTGAATTAGAAAAACTCGGATTTAAAGCTTATGATTTACAGACTTGTGATCCATGGTTTGAAAGAAGTAGGCACGGACATGACTATGAAGAAATTAGAGCCGCTGTTTCAGGTTGTATTACTTTTCATTTTGATGGTCTTCCAATTACTATAGAAGCTGGAGATATTTTAGTTATACCTCCTAGCATTCCTCATCATGTTATAATTCATAATTCTAAACCTTTTACTGCTTTTAAAGGAAGTCGATCTGGAGAAAGAAAGGTAACTGAATTTGGAGATGCTAAGGGTAGTGTTGAAGATATTTTGGCAAAAAAAGGAAATAATTAA
- the coxB gene encoding cytochrome c oxidase subunit II, with the protein MSTTPGPETTTWQGSFWLPENVSPMTGGQDDLFYFIYALSIFFFIVVVGFMVYFAWKYRKKKEGEKTLDIHGNTKLEIIWSVIPGVLFLIIFVWGFRDWVKLNVPPQDSLEVRVTGRKWDWSFMDVKTGAETSDLIVPINKPVKLTMSSADVIHGFYVPQFRINRDVLPNQYTVLWFKAEQIGSYPILCTQYCGTKHSQMVRYVRVLPEAEYEKAMIAAQGAGLTPAQLGKKIFEGKGACASCHDVSKAKVRSVGPPLYGLYGKTQHEIILSNGKKETVTFDDNYIRESIVNPNYRVVPGYPSVMPSYQGQLNDKDLNAIAEYIKSLKD; encoded by the coding sequence GTGTCAACAACACCAGGGCCAGAAACAACTACTTGGCAAGGATCATTCTGGTTACCAGAAAATGTTTCACCAATGACTGGTGGTCAGGATGATTTATTTTATTTTATCTATGCACTTTCCATCTTCTTTTTTATTGTGGTTGTGGGCTTCATGGTATATTTCGCATGGAAATACCGGAAGAAAAAAGAAGGTGAAAAAACTTTAGATATTCATGGAAACACCAAATTAGAAATTATTTGGAGTGTTATACCCGGAGTTTTGTTTTTAATTATATTCGTATGGGGTTTTCGTGATTGGGTTAAATTAAATGTTCCACCACAAGATTCACTAGAAGTAAGAGTAACAGGAAGAAAATGGGATTGGTCTTTTATGGATGTTAAGACTGGAGCAGAAACATCTGATCTTATCGTACCAATAAATAAACCAGTTAAATTAACAATGTCTTCAGCAGATGTTATACATGGTTTTTATGTCCCTCAATTTCGTATTAATAGAGATGTATTACCTAATCAATATACAGTTTTATGGTTTAAAGCAGAACAAATTGGAAGCTACCCTATTTTATGTACGCAGTACTGTGGGACAAAACATTCTCAAATGGTCCGTTATGTAAGAGTACTCCCTGAAGCTGAATATGAAAAAGCAATGATTGCAGCACAAGGTGCTGGTTTAACACCTGCCCAACTTGGTAAAAAAATATTTGAAGGAAAAGGAGCTTGTGCTTCTTGTCATGATGTTTCTAAAGCAAAAGTAAGATCAGTTGGTCCGCCATTGTATGGTCTGTATGGAAAAACTCAACATGAAATTATTTTGTCAAATGGCAAAAAAGAAACTGTTACTTTTGATGATAATTATATACGTGAATCAATTGTAAATCCAAATTATCGTGTTGTGCCTGGTTATCCTTCTGTGATGCCATCTTATCAAGGTCAATTAAATGATAAAGATCTAAATGCCATAGCTGAATATATTAAATCATTAAAAGACTAA
- a CDS encoding cbb3-type cytochrome c oxidase subunit I, with protein MLSSHHDPGLNYLNAKKGFLSWLFTVDHKRIGVMYFISISIFFLVAGLFALLLRTELMQVRIPNATANSYMITADHYNEAFTFHGAIMVFLVIIPSVPATLGNFLLPLMIGAKDVAFPKLNLISYHLYIVGALFLVYTIAFGGLDTGWTFYTPYSTQTSTSVIAAVFGAFILGMASILTGVNFIVTVHKMRAPGMTWVRMPLFVWAIYATSVIQVLATPVVGVTLILVAIERLLGIGIFDSNLGGDPILFQNFFWFYSHPAVYIMILPAFGIMSELITIHSRKSIFGYKAVAISSIGIAVIGFFVWGHHMFTSGQSALATVFFSILTYGVAVPTAIKVFSWVATLYKGSISFTTPMCYAFVFLFLFLIGGLTGIFLGSLSTDVHLHNTYFVVAHFHYVMMGGTIIAWIGGVYHWWPKITGKKFSQTWGNISAVVVFIGFNLTFFPQFIMGTRGMPRRYYDYLPEYYTFHVLSTIGSYVLSIGLFIVLFNWIHSIFYGENETKTNPWKGKSMEWTETAVVPIEHNFEHQPISKNGPYEFDELVKPTKAGGH; from the coding sequence ATGCTGTCTTCTCATCATGATCCTGGTTTGAATTATTTAAATGCAAAAAAAGGATTTTTGTCTTGGCTTTTCACAGTTGATCATAAAAGAATTGGAGTAATGTATTTTATTTCAATCTCAATTTTCTTTTTAGTTGCAGGTTTATTTGCATTATTACTGCGTACAGAACTTATGCAAGTACGTATTCCAAATGCAACTGCAAATTCTTATATGATTACAGCAGATCACTACAATGAAGCGTTTACTTTTCATGGCGCTATTATGGTGTTTCTCGTTATTATTCCTTCTGTACCAGCAACACTAGGTAACTTTTTATTACCACTTATGATTGGTGCTAAAGACGTTGCTTTCCCTAAATTGAATTTAATTAGCTACCACTTATATATAGTTGGAGCTTTATTTTTAGTTTATACAATTGCGTTCGGTGGATTAGACACAGGCTGGACCTTCTATACACCTTATAGTACACAGACTTCTACATCTGTAATTGCTGCAGTATTTGGTGCATTTATTTTAGGTATGGCCTCTATTTTAACCGGTGTTAATTTTATTGTTACAGTTCATAAAATGCGAGCCCCCGGTATGACGTGGGTAAGAATGCCATTATTTGTTTGGGCGATTTATGCAACAAGCGTTATTCAAGTTTTAGCAACTCCTGTCGTTGGTGTTACTTTAATATTGGTTGCAATAGAAAGATTATTAGGAATTGGTATTTTTGACTCAAATTTAGGTGGAGATCCAATTCTTTTTCAAAACTTTTTCTGGTTTTATTCACACCCTGCTGTGTACATTATGATTCTACCGGCTTTCGGAATTATGAGTGAACTTATTACAATTCATTCTAGAAAAAGTATTTTTGGTTATAAAGCTGTTGCTATTTCAAGTATTGGTATTGCTGTCATTGGTTTCTTTGTTTGGGGACACCATATGTTTACTAGCGGCCAATCAGCTTTAGCAACAGTGTTTTTCTCTATCTTAACTTATGGTGTTGCCGTACCAACTGCTATTAAAGTTTTTAGTTGGGTAGCTACTTTATATAAAGGCTCAATCTCTTTTACTACTCCAATGTGTTATGCATTTGTATTTTTGTTCCTGTTTTTAATAGGTGGATTAACTGGAATTTTCTTAGGTTCACTTTCCACTGATGTACATTTGCACAATACTTATTTTGTGGTTGCTCACTTTCACTATGTTATGATGGGTGGAACAATAATCGCATGGATTGGTGGTGTTTATCACTGGTGGCCTAAAATTACTGGTAAAAAATTCAGCCAAACTTGGGGAAATATTAGTGCGGTTGTAGTTTTCATTGGATTTAATCTAACATTTTTCCCGCAATTTATTATGGGAACTCGTGGTATGCCTCGGCGTTATTACGATTATTTGCCTGAATATTATACTTTTCATGTATTATCAACAATAGGTTCTTATGTTTTATCCATAGGTTTATTTATTGTTCTGTTTAACTGGATTCATTCAATCTTTTATGGTGAAAATGAAACTAAAACAAATCCTTGGAAAGGAAAATCTATGGAATGGACTGAAACTGCAGTTGTTCCAATAGAGCATAACTTTGAACACCAACCCATCTCAAAGAATGGTCCGTATGAATTTGATGAACTTGTGAAGCCAACTAAGGCAGGGGGACACTAA
- a CDS encoding HAD family hydrolase produces MQFFFFDLDGTLEDSSEDMINSVHGVRNFLNLPKKLSSDVRLFVNKGMTELYLNCFDDYIENRDINSSQFNQVKELYEKYYFENICINTRLYDGITDVLKYLSLNKENKIFIITNKPEKHSRELIRKLGVDKFFTDLMGGDSCSEMKPSSLPLKVIAEKYHFNFKSDKAFMIGDSEGDIKCGKNFGATTIWCGWGYNQTSGKEIPHLTAQQPKDLLSFI; encoded by the coding sequence ATGCAATTCTTTTTTTTTGATTTAGATGGAACCTTAGAAGACTCATCAGAAGATATGATAAACTCTGTCCATGGGGTTAGAAATTTTTTAAATCTTCCAAAAAAATTATCGAGTGATGTAAGACTTTTTGTGAATAAAGGTATGACTGAACTCTATCTTAATTGCTTTGATGATTACATTGAAAATCGAGACATAAATTCATCTCAATTTAATCAAGTAAAAGAGTTATATGAAAAATATTATTTTGAAAATATTTGTATTAATACTCGTTTGTATGATGGAATTACTGATGTTTTAAAATATTTATCGTTAAATAAAGAAAATAAAATATTTATTATCACAAATAAACCAGAAAAACATTCAAGAGAATTAATTAGAAAACTTGGTGTTGATAAGTTTTTTACTGATCTCATGGGCGGAGATAGTTGTTCTGAAATGAAACCAAGCTCCTTGCCTTTAAAAGTTATTGCAGAAAAATATCATTTTAATTTTAAATCTGACAAAGCTTTCATGATTGGTGACAGTGAGGGTGATATAAAATGTGGCAAAAATTTTGGTGCTACAACAATCTGGTGTGGTTGGGGTTATAATCAAACTTCTGGGAAAGAAATTCCGCACTTGACCGCTCAACAACCCAAAGACCTTTTATCGTTCATTTAA
- a CDS encoding c-type cytochrome yields the protein MINFNNLKNILLPVTSSILITIIATGCRGQKSEKEPILPIQNMVEQTSYGPQSKNDFYKDKMAMRPPLAGTVAQGEEKTNKPLYFGQEQSSTEQNPMWVKNIPIKLDMKTLKKGQSLFNIYCTPCHGAAGNSDGLVTQRAGGSIRPTNIHDQDKINLPIGKIYDAVRNGVNNWNMPGFAAQMNVEDRWAVVAYVRALQLSKTAKIENIPEDIQVKNGWSKK from the coding sequence ATGATAAATTTTAATAACTTAAAAAATATATTGTTACCAGTTACAAGTTCTATTTTAATTACAATAATTGCAACTGGATGTAGAGGACAAAAATCCGAGAAAGAACCTATTCTTCCTATTCAAAATATGGTGGAACAAACTTCTTACGGTCCTCAATCAAAAAACGATTTTTACAAAGATAAAATGGCAATGCGCCCGCCTTTGGCTGGGACAGTTGCTCAAGGAGAAGAGAAAACGAATAAACCACTTTATTTTGGACAAGAACAATCTTCTACTGAACAAAATCCTATGTGGGTTAAAAATATTCCTATTAAACTTGATATGAAGACTTTGAAAAAAGGTCAGTCACTTTTCAACATCTATTGTACACCTTGTCATGGAGCTGCTGGTAATTCTGACGGATTAGTAACTCAGAGAGCTGGTGGGTCAATTCGCCCAACAAACATTCATGATCAAGATAAAATCAATTTACCAATAGGTAAAATTTATGATGCTGTTAGAAATGGAGTTAATAACTGGAATATGCCGGGATTTGCTGCACAAATGAATGTGGAAGATCGGTGGGCTGTTGTAGCATATGTAAGAGCATTACAGCTTTCTAAAACTGCAAAAATTGAAAATATTCCAGAAGATATTCAAGTTAAAAATGGTTGGAGCAAAAAATGA
- a CDS encoding SCO family protein, whose amino-acid sequence MPSQKRELKPNSMPVNEVPKVMQGVAIKENLGKPIDLQISFTDQNNKVTTISEMLADGKPVLLTLNYYRCSTLCSIQLINFAKSLKELGWRIGKDFKVVTISFDPTDKPEDALKKQQEYLNLAGQQNGNWNFYVGSQENIKALTEQIGFYYNYDPVSKEFAHAAAIFFITPGAKISSYLYGISYKSRDIKFSLMDASLDKIGSPTDQILLTCFHYNPTTGKYDAFAMGMMRIAALITVFFLFIILGIFFWREKRKKAI is encoded by the coding sequence ATGCCAAGTCAAAAGAGAGAATTAAAACCTAATTCTATGCCTGTGAATGAAGTTCCGAAGGTAATGCAAGGCGTTGCGATAAAAGAAAATCTTGGCAAACCTATAGATTTACAAATATCTTTTACCGATCAAAATAATAAAGTTACAACTATTTCTGAAATGTTGGCAGATGGTAAACCGGTTCTATTAACTCTAAATTATTATAGATGTTCAACCTTATGCTCAATACAACTAATAAATTTTGCAAAAAGTTTAAAAGAATTAGGTTGGAGAATTGGGAAAGATTTTAAAGTTGTTACTATAAGTTTTGATCCTACAGATAAACCTGAAGATGCTCTTAAAAAACAACAAGAGTATTTAAATCTTGCTGGTCAACAAAATGGAAATTGGAATTTTTACGTTGGTAGTCAAGAAAATATAAAAGCATTAACAGAACAAATTGGTTTTTATTATAATTATGATCCTGTAAGTAAAGAATTTGCGCATGCAGCGGCTATATTTTTTATTACACCAGGTGCTAAAATATCTAGTTATTTATATGGTATTTCTTATAAATCAAGGGATATTAAATTTTCATTAATGGATGCTTCACTTGATAAAATTGGATCGCCTACTGATCAAATTTTGTTAACTTGTTTTCATTATAACCCAACAACTGGTAAATATGATGCATTTGCTATGGGTATGATGCGTATTGCTGCATTAATAACAGTCTTTTTCTTATTTATCATTTTAGGAATCTTTTTTTGGCGTGAAAAACGCAAGAAGGCAATTTAG
- a CDS encoding TAT-variant-translocated molybdopterin oxidoreductase: MTQFNSNDEQKKQTHWRSVDDLENSPEFLSKLKREFPHGASELEMRPGVHRRKFLGMIGASMALAGVVTSGCIRRPKGHIYPENNRAEDSLPGVPKQFATSVQVAGGVLGMLVTSTDGRPTKIDGNSNHPMSNPIPSSKIGSSNGFVQAEILNMYDPDRGQNCLFQNKKIAKKDIYSALKSCLENSIKSDGSDLALIYSSNSSLSFGNLIEEFKQKYPKAIVVENDLKYSSNQKIALSQITNSYSVDLVYDLLNANTILSVDSDFMGIEGDSVKNAREFAEKRRVVDKGSTMNRLYAIESNISTTGSIADHHYSLRSGKMGDFLLGIAAELNRLGIAFPSEVSDAIRNKRVFSESLQKWIRVCAKDLYNNRGSSLIIAGDRQPVWVHILTHAINVSLSNVGKTVTLISDSTKPKGLDSNQTLIQSLQKDSIKNLVIIGGNPVYTAPIDYDFANLFRKVKNSFYLGFTFDETAETCSYYIPKTHFLETWGDTRSANGVFAITQPLIAPLFDDAVDEYSLVYFLNKLNELDSNYKYIKNYWQTKLGNSSSFENIWRESLSKGVLLDFNKETKLSPNYSYSTFASSYAKAVKLSEPNKDALEIDFALDKTLYDGTYSNNAWMQELPDPISKLVWDNALYISPKTAAALGLKGKPKPGTSDVDVVKVTYQNKSIEVAVWELPGVADFSCVLHLGHGRKFGKVASGCGFNANLIRTSESWFGADVKIQKTGKKYSLVSTQEHSSMSGTPGVKEDRPPVVREATLDYFKAKPEFVAEHELLPVEKHKSNLFKFPEDPAQKKWARQQWGMAIDLNTCIGCNACTVACQAENNISVVGKEEVFKNREMNWIRVDRYFTGSVDDPEIRTVFQPVNCQHCENAPCEAVCPVAATVHSPDGLNDMAYNRCVGTRYCANNCPYKVRRYNFFNYSKADDERNPLYAMQKNPNVTVRFRGVMEKCSYCVQKINKARSKFKKSSDGIIPDGAVVTACQNVCPTNAITFGDVADPLTMVSKLKAQSRNYAVLGELNTKPRTTYLAKLRNANTELG; this comes from the coding sequence ATGACACAGTTCAATTCCAATGATGAACAAAAGAAACAAACACATTGGCGCAGCGTAGATGACTTAGAAAACTCGCCAGAGTTTTTAAGCAAATTGAAACGTGAGTTTCCTCACGGAGCAAGTGAATTAGAAATGCGGCCAGGAGTCCACAGAAGAAAATTTTTGGGAATGATAGGCGCTTCAATGGCTCTTGCAGGAGTTGTTACTTCTGGTTGCATTCGAAGACCAAAAGGACATATTTATCCAGAAAATAATAGAGCTGAAGATTCCTTACCGGGAGTTCCAAAACAATTTGCAACATCTGTACAAGTTGCAGGTGGCGTTTTGGGGATGCTTGTAACAAGCACAGATGGAAGACCAACAAAAATTGATGGCAATTCAAACCATCCAATGAGCAATCCTATTCCTTCAAGTAAAATTGGATCTTCAAACGGGTTTGTGCAAGCTGAAATTTTAAACATGTACGATCCTGATAGAGGCCAAAACTGTTTATTCCAAAATAAAAAAATTGCAAAAAAAGATATTTATTCTGCATTGAAAAGTTGTCTAGAAAATTCTATTAAATCAGATGGCAGTGATTTGGCTTTAATATATTCATCAAATTCTTCTTTATCATTTGGGAATTTAATTGAGGAATTTAAACAAAAATATCCAAAAGCGATTGTTGTAGAAAATGATTTGAAATATTCTTCCAATCAAAAAATTGCTTTATCACAAATTACAAATAGTTATTCTGTTGACCTAGTTTACGATCTATTAAATGCAAATACTATTTTATCAGTTGATTCTGATTTTATGGGAATTGAAGGTGATTCCGTTAAAAATGCGAGAGAATTCGCTGAAAAAAGAAGAGTTGTAGACAAAGGTTCTACTATGAATCGCTTGTATGCAATAGAATCAAATATAAGTACTACTGGTTCAATTGCTGATCACCATTATTCTTTAAGAAGCGGAAAAATGGGTGATTTTCTTTTAGGAATTGCCGCTGAATTAAATCGTTTAGGAATAGCTTTTCCTTCAGAAGTTTCTGATGCAATACGTAACAAAAGAGTATTTTCTGAATCTTTGCAAAAATGGATCAGAGTTTGTGCAAAAGATTTATATAATAACAGGGGATCTAGTTTAATTATTGCAGGTGATAGACAACCAGTTTGGGTTCATATTTTAACCCATGCTATTAATGTTTCTTTAAGTAATGTTGGAAAAACTGTAACACTTATTTCTGATTCTACTAAACCTAAAGGTCTTGATAGCAATCAAACATTAATTCAATCACTACAAAAAGATAGTATTAAAAATTTAGTAATTATTGGCGGAAATCCTGTTTATACAGCTCCTATTGATTATGATTTTGCTAATCTTTTTAGGAAAGTAAAAAACAGTTTTTATCTAGGATTTACTTTTGATGAAACAGCTGAAACTTGTTCTTATTATATTCCAAAAACACATTTTCTTGAAACGTGGGGAGACACTCGTTCTGCAAATGGCGTATTTGCAATAACACAACCCTTAATAGCTCCGCTTTTTGATGATGCTGTTGATGAATATTCTTTAGTGTATTTTTTAAATAAATTAAATGAGTTAGATTCTAATTATAAATATATTAAGAATTATTGGCAGACAAAGTTAGGTAATTCTAGTTCTTTTGAGAATATTTGGAGAGAATCTTTAAGCAAAGGAGTTTTGTTAGATTTTAATAAAGAAACAAAACTATCTCCAAATTATAGTTATTCAACATTTGCATCTTCATATGCAAAAGCAGTGAAACTTTCAGAACCAAACAAAGATGCGTTAGAAATTGATTTTGCTTTAGATAAAACTTTATATGATGGTACTTATTCAAATAATGCTTGGATGCAAGAATTACCAGATCCTATATCGAAGTTAGTTTGGGATAATGCTTTGTATATCAGTCCCAAAACAGCAGCAGCACTAGGTTTAAAGGGCAAACCAAAACCAGGAACTTCTGATGTTGATGTTGTTAAAGTAACATATCAAAATAAATCTATTGAAGTTGCTGTCTGGGAGCTACCAGGCGTGGCTGATTTTTCCTGTGTTTTACATTTAGGGCATGGTAGAAAGTTTGGAAAAGTTGCTTCTGGCTGTGGTTTTAACGCAAACTTAATTAGAACCTCTGAATCTTGGTTTGGCGCTGATGTTAAAATTCAAAAAACAGGTAAGAAATATTCTTTAGTTTCAACTCAAGAGCACTCATCTATGAGTGGAACTCCAGGTGTCAAAGAAGATAGGCCTCCTGTAGTTAGGGAAGCAACACTTGATTATTTTAAAGCAAAACCTGAATTTGTTGCTGAACATGAACTTTTGCCAGTTGAAAAACACAAAAGTAATTTATTTAAATTTCCAGAAGACCCAGCACAGAAGAAATGGGCAAGACAACAATGGGGAATGGCGATTGATTTAAATACTTGTATTGGTTGCAATGCCTGTACAGTTGCTTGTCAAGCTGAAAATAATATCTCCGTTGTTGGTAAAGAAGAAGTATTTAAAAATCGTGAAATGAACTGGATTAGAGTTGACCGTTACTTTACTGGTAGTGTTGATGATCCTGAAATAAGAACAGTCTTTCAACCAGTTAATTGTCAGCATTGCGAAAATGCGCCTTGTGAGGCAGTTTGTCCTGTCGCTGCAACAGTTCATAGCCCCGATGGCTTGAACGATATGGCTTATAATAGATGTGTTGGTACGCGCTACTGTGCAAATAACTGTCCATATAAAGTTCGTCGTTATAACTTTTTTAATTATAGCAAAGCAGATGATGAAAGAAATCCTCTTTATGCAATGCAAAAAAACCCTAACGTAACAGTCCGATTCCGTGGTGTTATGGAAAAATGTTCTTATTGTGTCCAAAAGATAAATAAAGCACGCTCTAAATTTAAAAAGTCATCAGATGGAATTATTCCAGATGGAGCAGTTGTTACGGCATGTCAAAATGTATGTCCAACAAATGCAATTACTTTTGGTGATGTGGCAGATCCTCTAACCATGGTTTCAAAATTAAAAGCACAAAGCAGAAACTATGCTGTACTTGGTGAACTTAACACAAAACCAAGAACTACTTATTTAGCGAAACTTCGCAACGCTAATACAGAATTGGGTTAA
- the cyoE gene encoding heme o synthase produces MLNKNTIYRHYIELAKPRIAFFCILMTAGGIVLAPGNILIKNFIFALLGTALSVASANTFNMIYERNTDKLMRRTKFRPLPMGKISVTQAFIFAMILCCTSIFLLIYYVNLLTGILSLLAILAYSLIYTPLKYKTPLALVIGAFPGAIPPLLGWTAVADKVDAAGLALFGVLFAWQMPHFIAIAIYHKEDYAKAGIKVVSLIRGEKIAKIQAFVWSVVLVLFTLSLYLLEVGGKFYLATAIILGIWFIRLSILGLKKEMLANWPRKFFLASLVYLPLLVIGLVADRFFEIFVIKYF; encoded by the coding sequence ATGTTAAATAAAAACACGATTTATCGCCATTATATTGAATTAGCAAAACCTCGAATTGCTTTCTTTTGTATATTAATGACAGCAGGAGGTATTGTCCTTGCGCCTGGAAATATTTTAATAAAAAATTTTATTTTTGCCTTACTAGGAACCGCGCTATCTGTGGCATCTGCAAATACTTTTAATATGATTTATGAAAGAAATACAGATAAATTAATGCGTCGAACCAAATTTCGTCCATTACCAATGGGGAAAATAAGTGTAACGCAAGCTTTCATATTTGCAATGATTCTTTGTTGCACTAGTATTTTTTTGTTAATTTATTACGTTAATTTACTTACTGGGATATTATCTTTACTAGCAATTTTAGCTTATAGCTTAATATATACTCCTTTAAAATATAAAACTCCACTCGCTCTTGTTATTGGTGCTTTTCCAGGAGCCATTCCTCCGCTGCTTGGTTGGACTGCAGTAGCAGATAAAGTTGATGCTGCAGGGTTGGCATTGTTCGGAGTTTTATTTGCTTGGCAGATGCCACATTTTATTGCAATCGCTATCTATCATAAAGAAGATTATGCAAAAGCTGGTATAAAAGTTGTATCTTTGATCAGAGGTGAAAAAATTGCCAAAATCCAAGCTTTTGTTTGGTCTGTGGTTTTAGTTCTGTTTACTTTATCTTTATACTTGTTAGAAGTTGGCGGAAAATTTTATTTAGCAACTGCAATTATTTTAGGAATATGGTTTATAAGACTAAGTATTCTTGGTTTAAAAAAAGAAATGTTGGCAAATTGGCCAAGAAAATTTTTTCTAGCATCTCTTGTTTACTTACCGCTTTTAGTCATTGGATTGGTTGCTGATCGTTTTTTTGAAATTTTTGTTATAAAATATTTTTAG
- a CDS encoding cytochrome c3 family protein, whose amino-acid sequence MEPIFPKWTNRIPLFLGVGIPVLLVSIIVGIWYYFSPKFLAVGYEPEQPIAFSHQLHAGQMGIDCRYCHSGVEKTSFAPLPPTETCMGCHNKVKKDSPRLKVLHESYKNKTPIPWVHVYSLPRYSHFDHSAHLTAGVGCVTCHSRVDKMEVISLASPLSMGWCLECHRNPVPNIRPQNQLTNMLYDPHAFNYLPSNDPDYKDKLIQPPQACGACHY is encoded by the coding sequence GTGGAACCGATATTTCCAAAATGGACGAACCGAATTCCTTTATTCCTAGGCGTTGGAATTCCAGTGCTATTAGTGTCAATAATTGTTGGAATTTGGTACTATTTTTCGCCAAAATTCTTGGCGGTAGGTTATGAACCCGAACAACCGATAGCTTTCAGTCACCAGTTACATGCTGGACAAATGGGGATAGACTGTCGATACTGTCATAGTGGAGTTGAAAAAACTTCATTCGCTCCATTACCTCCAACAGAAACCTGTATGGGTTGTCATAATAAAGTTAAAAAAGATAGTCCTAGATTAAAGGTTTTACACGAAAGTTATAAAAATAAAACACCTATTCCATGGGTGCACGTCTATTCACTTCCTAGATATTCACATTTCGATCACAGTGCGCATTTAACTGCTGGAGTTGGTTGTGTAACCTGCCACAGTCGAGTCGACAAAATGGAAGTTATAAGTTTAGCAAGTCCTTTAAGCATGGGTTGGTGTTTAGAATGTCACAGAAATCCTGTTCCAAATATCAGGCCACAAAATCAATTGACTAATATGCTATATGATCCACATGCTTTTAATTATCTTCCAAGTAATGATCCTGATTATAAAGATAAGTTAATTCAACCACCGCAAGCATGTGGTGCTTGCCACTATTAA
- a CDS encoding DUF3341 domain-containing protein: MSTLSKKQIYGILAQFESASEVYQACEKVRDRGFLKWDAYSPFPVHGLDKAMGLPQSKLSWIVGATSTICGIGGFLTWVWMNGVDYKYVIAGKPFLGFAGYFLPGFECAVLSAAIACLIGMLALNKLPQWYHSLFRSENFKRVTDDKFFIAIEASDPKFDPEKTMDFLKELGASNVEFVEQ; the protein is encoded by the coding sequence ATGTCTACATTAAGTAAAAAACAAATTTATGGAATATTAGCTCAATTTGAATCTGCTTCTGAAGTATATCAAGCTTGTGAAAAAGTGAGAGATAGGGGCTTTTTAAAGTGGGATGCATACTCACCCTTCCCTGTCCATGGTCTAGATAAGGCTATGGGTCTACCACAGAGTAAGCTTTCTTGGATTGTTGGAGCAACTTCAACGATTTGTGGAATTGGTGGTTTTCTTACTTGGGTGTGGATGAACGGCGTTGATTATAAATATGTTATAGCCGGAAAACCTTTTCTAGGTTTTGCTGGTTACTTTTTACCTGGCTTTGAATGTGCAGTTTTGTCTGCTGCTATTGCATGTTTGATTGGTATGTTAGCTCTAAATAAATTGCCTCAATGGTACCATTCTTTATTTCGTTCAGAGAATTTTAAAAGAGTAACAGATGATAAATTTTTTATTGCAATTGAGGCCTCCGATCCAAAATTTGATCCAGAAAAAACCATGGATTTTTTAAAGGAATTGGGTGCATCAAATGTAGAATTTGTGGAGCAGTAA